ATGCAAGTGTAGTACCCGTAAACAATGGCAACACAACCATCCATTCGATTCAAAGTTCTTATAAGTACAGACAACATGTATAGTATCATTGTATTTGGTGTATTGAACTTCATGCATATTCTTATCAGTATATCCATCAAACCAGACTCTGTCATCACAATTAAAAATCCAttttagattaaaattgaagttgttaatattgaaattgatatatttaagcAATAAAGTATAAGTATTGACAGATAtttattaaagtaataataaaattgaatattataaaaaataaattgattaagttaacattaatacttttataaaaaCATACATGTACATCTTTTTATCTCCTATGTCGACCACTTATTCAATTGAAGATGAGATAGCCATCTGAAACTCCTATTCAAAGTCTCTGAATAATGTTGTTATGTACACCTCTGACGCATGTCGTAGTAAACCAGTAACTCTAAATGCTAACGTTGGGGTTGTTGTTGCGCAGTAAAACTCTAATGCTATCTCCCTTTCTCTCCATCTTTCAATAGCTTTGAATTGATATAGACTTGTGCTTTTCGTTGCTTCAAATCCAATTGCATTGTTAGTGGATTCACTTCATTACGAAGATAATATTCCAGCTGAAAAGAAATCTTTGCTTGATGCAGTGCACCATTTGTCCCTTAGGTTGTACAGTCTATCAAACCATCTGTAGCAAGCTTGATtccttttttgtttgaatttataAACCATGTTTTCCCAACATTCCTGGAATTCAATTGGATTGCTACAATCCATTAAGCATTTGTTAAAAGGATCTTTGAAGTTTGCATCTGACTTCAATGCTCCACAGTGTGAAACTGCATTTTTCAATATGTGTCATAAGCATAACCTATGCCTTGAGAAAGGATAGACCTAAAAGTGATATTGAATTGTAAGTGTTAAAAGGTGAGCTGCAATTGTTAATGTTTCAATTGAATATTATaagacaataattaaattttaaaatacctCTTCTACTGCTGTTGCAATTACAGCGTCTTGGTCTGTGAAAATTGATACAGGATTTTTTTCTTCCATTGCCTCTTTAAACTGCTCAAGGATCCAAACAAATGATTCAACTTTCTCATCTGCTATGAATGTACATCCAAACATTGTAGTGTTCCAATGGTTATTTATTCCAATTAATGGTGCACATATCAAGTTATATTTGTTTGTACAATATGTTGTATCAAAAATGACAACATCTCCATAAATTCTGAAATCTTCCTTCAAAAATGAcagcatcatcatcaagttTCATATTCCAAAATAAAGCATTGTCTTTCTGTGCACACATTATCAATTGCCTAATCATAGTTTGAGCATCCCCACCATCAATTTCCTTCATTCTCAATCAATGCACATAGTTTAGATGGTCTGTTAAAGTATGTCCTACAGCTCTGTCCCTCCAGTATGCTTCACCAAATATATGTACGCTGTAGTAGGCCTTACTTGTGCATCTTCAAAACCTTCAATGGTCTCCATTGTTTCTTTTAAAGTTGTTGTCCTCTTATATCTTTGTAAGTATTACCATTCCACTCTCGTTAACGTATGGTTATGTGATACAACATGTTGTTAGACAAAGATGTCTCCACTCTATACATCCAGTTTAATCCTGATGTTGATGTCTCCACTCTATACATCCAGTTTAATCTTGATGTGTGCATCACATCCACATCTTTTAGTTGGAACTAGCTTTCTCTTGGCATTTTATAAttcattttctttgatttttgtcTCTGTAGTTCCTTGTTTAGAACAAACGAAGTATCGTTCATGTATAACACCATCTATTTTCCTTATTGTTGATTTCCGAACACTAAACCCTGTTGCTCTAGCATGATCATGATACAATAATTCAAGGTCCTCCCAACCGCTTGCTCTCATGCCCTCCAATGAACCTCTTATGTCAAACTCCCTCTTTTCAGTCAAAGGTTCTGTTTACAAGCATTCTATTGCAGTTGTTGTAACTGAAAATTACACAATTATTGAACTAATTGAATGCTTTATattgacaattgatgttttTGTAATGTGACTCAGTTGTTTGCTTATATTATTCAAttatcaatataaaaataaatttccgtATTGAATGGAGACATTGCATAACATTAGTGTAAAATTGTATATTTTAGAAGTACAAttgagatatttaaaatatcaatttaatatgTTAGTTTTTAAACTAAGACATTTAAATTGACATTTGGAATGTATGAATCTATATTGAATAACAAAGAATTCATTGAACACTTGTTGAATACTATCATTTTACAtacaattttcataatattaccTTCAATTTCGTCTAGATATCTTCGTGATGTTTGTAATGTCATTTCCATGTcgaattcattcattatcttCTATTACAAACATGTTTGATATTTTCTGAAGTtaaaatgttgattttctttgattatTTTTGAAGAATTTCAAAGATTTTTGAAagaattgaagagaaaattcgttttgattttgtttcctAAATCGCGATTGTGTTTTGGCGGTTTTGAAAATAggttttataattactattttccttttttttaggaaaaattacctagaataatctaatcttttcatgattttcctacaataatcccatttattgattaactatgaataatctcgACTTTAggaggtatttgcctagagtaaactttgACAACCTGAtgacctactatagtaggtaattcatcaaaaaagtaaattgaaaattaatttaaaattagagaaaaattttatattttacattaaaaattctaaatgataaaataaatcacagtttttttttgaacatttttctaacatttttttcgacattttattttaatttaactttttttaaaaataaaaacttactaTAACAAGTTATTCAATCcccgggtttactctaggaaaatacctcttaaagttgggattattcatggttaatcaataggtgaaattattataaaaaagttatgaataaattgattTATTCTACGTAATTTTTCCTTGTTTTAATTGGTAATTAAAGATGAGCTTGAATGTGTTGTGCTAGTCTCAATCTGAGAGGATCTCGGCCAAGACGGGCTGTAATAATTTATGGTTAAAATCAATGACCACTACATAATTCTAATAAGTAATAGGCCCCGTGACTTGGACTATTAATGGGGTTGATTATTCTGGatttatgtaataataataTGGGGCCCGTGATTACTATTGATGGGGCTAATATTGACCGACTTAATCTAGCTATGTGCAAATCTTGCGTTGTATTCTAATTTCTAAAATTCTTCAAAtaatatcatgaaaattgtaTGAAAGCAGGGCGCTGTTACTGTATACAACTTTAATCATGAAGTTGAAACTAATAGTTGAATGGATTCAAAGACTCAAGAAATTACCAGAATGTATAATGGTatgaaattataatttatgttcttgtttgattttctaTTCCATTCTTTTGGACTAGCTAAAAATTGGGTGCGGTgctaattttatcttttttatttaattttttttaacattcgTTTTAACTAAATTAACTATATAAACATTGAAAACCCTTTGGTTTCATTGAACACAAACAAGTCTATGTAAACGCATAAACAATCGAAATAATAGTTTGCTTCAACCCACTCATAAATTTCACCTTcatgagttttttttgtttggattGCTTATAGCTTTTAAATTTGAGATTGGACAACATAAAAGGATTAATATATTTTGGTTGTTGCAGAGATGTGGTGACAAATACTTCATATTTCAAGGAAGCCATCAAAATTATTTAAGGAATGGAGCTTTGCTACTTGAAGAAAGCATTGCCCTGTTTCACGGCAGGGCTAATCCTTTACGTCCTTTTTCTGTGGGTGAACTCAATACAATGAATGTTGAAACACTTCCCATCTATAAATTCTATTTTCATCATTTGTACAAAGGCTCTTGGGAGGGAAGAGATGTTTTGGTAGGAAAGGATGATAATATGAAACACAAGAGGCATTGGGAGtacgttttgcacgaaattgttGTGGCTACACAAATGGCTACTCATACTAATGTCCATAAATTAATAGGATGTTGCCTTGAGACTGTAAAACCAGTTCTTGTTTATGAGTCACTTGATGATTGTATTTTACTTGAAGATAAAACCCCACTTGATGATTGTATTTTACTTAAAGATAAAACCCCACTTGATGATTGTATTTTACTTAAAGATGAAACCCAAAACCAAAGACTAGTTTTAGAGTGGAAAGACAGGCTCAGAATTGCGTGGGAAATATCTCATACCATTGCGTATCTGCACACTGCCTTTCCCCGGCCTATTATTTATAGGAATTTGAACCCTAATAGTGTTTTCTTGAGCCCAGAAAGCGCTATCAAATTGTGTGACTTTAGTCTGTGTGTTTCGATTCCTAAAGATCAAGAATTTTTCATGTCAGAGGATTTACTAGGGACAATTGGTTTTATAGCACCCGAGTATTTTCATTCTGGAGAAGTTAGAGAGAGTACAGATGTTTTTACTTTTGGTGTGCTTTTTCTTATGCTTTTAACTGGAAAATTTCCTAGAAAAGATGATTTAGTTTTTCTAAGGAAAGGTATGACAGAAATGTGCATCAACAAGAtgatagatcctaaaataaccAGAAATGGAGTAACCGATATTGAGGAGCTTCAACTCAGATATTCTATACAGACTGCTCTTTTGTGTGTGTCAAACAAAGAGAACTGCAGACCAACAATGGTGGAAGTTGCAATGGAGCTGATGAACATCATTAAGTCGCCCCAAAATATCGTTACCTCTAGTAAATTTAAGGTTTGTGTATCTGTGCCTTttgacatatatatacatgctaTCAGCATTTGAGTTTTAAACAAAATGTATTAATGATGTTTCTCAGATGTTCCAGTTAAACCATTACAACGATCATACCACTGAATGTGATGATGAGTTTTACGATTGTGACAATgacaacaatgacaataatgaTGAGGAGTATTATGATTGTGAGcaaaacaaagatcaatgcaATGATAATGCATAAGAATGATCAGATTGTAGATTTAATTTTGCATTTCTTTGGAGTAATTACTAATTAGTGAGTATGAGGTAAGGCTTCAGTTTAGTATCTCTCATGTAGTATGCAATTTCAGTTACTTCCAAGTTACAAATATTATGTTCATTATtatctatttgtttattttattttatttttagcaaaacaTTTTTTATCTCATTGGATTGATTGTATATATTTGTAATTGCAATAACCGTTTTGCTCCTTTATGAATTTAAACGATTAACTTACCCataccatcaatccttgttagAAGTTGTGCAAAAGATGGAAAGAAGAATGCAATTTCATTAATTGATCAAAAATACAGCAAAAGGATACAAAGTCTTCAGTTTATATTGAAGACGGAAGTCAGAAAACAGATAACAAAGTTGTTACAACAACCTACTTACTTAGTTACAATTAACTATCTAACTAATCCTAATCTATATTTAATCAGAACCGTTGGATTAAACTTGCTGCACACCCTTGATATGAAGAGACACGAATCACATCTATCAAGATATAAAAGAACGGATGCTGAACTCCTAAGTGTGCTTGATGTTAGTCTTCTATTCTGAGCTTCTGATCTGCTGACAGATTGAGAGAATGTTGTGTCGATACTTTTGCTTTGTGTTCCCTGCTGTGATGATGATGCTGCCTTGTCTTGTGCAACCAAGAACAGACCAATTTATTTAACATCCCCCCTCTGGTTTGTGTAAAAGATGTTTGAAATGAAGGTAGAATTTTTTGTAAATAGATCAGCTATCTCATTTCTTTAGGCAAATAAGATAACTGTAGTAAACTTTCAAGGACTTTCTCCCTTGTATAATGGCAGTTAAtgtcaatatgtttagttgctTTTATGAAAGATTGGGGTTTTGGTTATGAATATAGCTGATTAATTATCACAAAATAAAGCGACTGGCTTGATAATATGAACATTTTCTAGAAGTCTAATTAACCAAGTGACATCAGAAGCAACACTGGTCATGTCTCTATACTCTGGTTCTGAACTAGACTTAGAAACTGTTTGTTGCTTTTTACTCTTCCAACTAATGAGAGAGCTGCTCAACATCATGACATATCCGGTGATAGATTTTCTTGTGTCAACACAAGATCACCAATCAGAGTTAGAATAAGCTTGGAAGACAAGTTTATGTAGCTTGTTAGTTTAATACCTTGCCCTCTTGTAGAGAACACATAATTCAAGGTATGAATTTGATCCAAGTAAGAATGAGGATATTGATGTTGGATCAAAGCAAGATGAATGAGCTGAGTTTGACTCTATTGTTCTCGACTCCACTGAACACAAGACAGGACATGACACACTAAAACAAGATGTTCCTGAACAAAATCAAGATTCTGAGCTAGTGCAAGTGAGGCACAGTCTTGAGCAGCCAACAACAGAAGGTGTGCCAAACAAGCTCCTACACTCCAACATACATGGACTCCACTGCATAGGATCAAGAACATCGTCAAGTGTCTTGAACAAGGAAGGATGAAACAAAGTTCGTGTGCCATCAGAGATTTAGGAAAACATGTATAATAGTTAGTTTTCTGCTCTGTTGTCCATGTTTTAAACAAATGAGCTAGCAAAGTAGTTAGTTACTGAGATTGTTTAGTTGTTATTTAGCCTCTTATAGCCGTCAGGTCTTAAAGCTATGTATAGGCCTAGCCTCCTATTGTGTAATTTAGTTTTCATATTCAATAAAGAAGTAATTTTTCAGAAAGTGTAATTTTCAAGGGGAGGAGCAATTGTGTCTTCCAATCTGAGCCAAGTCAAGGCTCAGGATGCAACAACGAAAGCCAAGAGTACCCAAGCAACACAAGCAATGTCATGAACAACACACTTGAACTTGAAGCCTCTGAATTAGCATCAGATTCTGAACTAGCTTCAACATTAAACAAGAAAGACTTCCAATGCAACACGTACATACAAGGAAATGATGAATTAATTAAGGGAAACCAGATACAAATGAATGAAGCAACAAAAGAACAAAACCCGACAGAAATAAGCAAAACAGACCAGCAGCAAAGTCTGACGCCAATcactgaccaggccaccttggtAGGCCCGCCCAGACGAGACCTGAGCCCATGGGATGACGTGGAGGGTAGATTTGGAATCTTCACACATGGACCTAACTGCCATGGCCCAAGAATCCTTCTGAAAGTCATCCGAGAAGGGCTGAAAACGGAGTCCAAGGTCGCCCAGTCGACAGTTAGCACAGCAGCTGTTGCATGAGTTTCTGGTTGCTTTATTTTGGGTTTAATTAGGCTCGTGTATAAGCACGTGAGGTATATTACCGTTATTAGCCGTTAAACCTTCATGTAATCAGCCTAATCCTGATCCCTAGCTTTATAAATAGTAGATACAATCATTGTAAAGTTCACGTTGttgtttaatgaaaaaattccagaaaaattcagtgtttgaattttttttcaattgcttgcaattgggttactaagGGTCACTCTACCCTTCATGAATGTGTAAAcccttgatcagtcttcaagattACACTTCATTCTATCCAAGAACGCTGAGCATTCCATTGATTGATCAAAGGAAAGCATCGGTGTTGTGTTGAAAAGAGGCTTGGCAGTCCAACTCTTATCAAGACACTGATATCAGTCTTGGAATATCATAGGTTTGAGTCACGGTTCAATTTCGCGATTAAAATTCATCATTTCACACGCATAATCGCATCACAATCTGCGTGCCAATCTTTGCGAGTGAAGTAAGGGAGGCCACAGAAGTTAGGAGAGTCAACCCAGACCAGACGTGGGAGGGAAGGGGCTGTTGGTGAGTGAAGCTAACGTGTTTTTGTAAGCAATGGTTCCTAGGTAAATTTTAGTTGACTAAGCACATCCTATCATTTTGATAACTAATTTCACTACCAAGGAAGAAATGTAAATCCCCTAAATCTTTTAAGGTAAAAACATTGTGAATATGTGTTTATAAGAAACTAATTTCTTCAATATCATCACCTGTCATAAtgatgtcatcaacatatactacAACAATGATGATTTGTGATTTTGTTTCTTTagaaaaaatgaataataatttttgatttagtaTATCTTAAAGACCATAGCTCATCAAGGAGATTATTATTCCATTTTATTGAAGCTTGTTTAAGACCATAGAGAGATTTCTTCATGTAGATCTAAATGAAGAAAATCATTGTTTATGTCTAATTGATGTACTTTTCATTTTGAACTAGCTACAACAACCAATATACATCTGATTGTAGAAATTTTAATCACAAGGGAAAAAAGTTTCCTTATATCTATGTGCACTGAATGTGGGTTGTTGATTCTTGGATTTGTGAAGACAATCACAAAGAAAAGAATTTTAACATTGCAGAATctcgtgaaccatcgagtttttgaacacAAGTTgtgcccgaagcctttggctagggcacgtctgcctgggcatCACGCATTGCGTTTCCCCGACCCATCTAGCTATGCGATGGGcaaggaggatggtctcccatgcctcaccgggtgTAGATGGCCTAAAATAGGAGCCCACAATTGCGAGTTACTGTGATGATAGGTGGTACGCAAGGCCTAGCCTaaaatgcaatcgcgtcgcataatgcgtggaccttgtggccttgaggaccctagagtgttgcctaAGGGTGACCAACCACTGCTACCCCAGGTCAAGCGGCACTACCCACTGAGttcaagcatatcaataagcggaggaaaagaaagttACAAGGATTTCCCTAGTAGCGGCGAGTGAACTGGAAATAGCCCAGTTTTAAAATCGACTGGCTTTGCTGTCTGAATTGTAGTTTGGAGAAGTGTCTTATGCGACAAACCAAGCCCAAGTCCCCTATAAAGGGGCGCTAGAAAGGGTGAGAGCCCCATCATGCCCtaaccctgtcgcaccacgagacGTTGTCGCTGAGTTGGGTTGTTTAGGAATGTATCCCTAAGCCAGTGGTAAATTTCAAACAAAGCTAAATATTAGCGAAAGATCAATAGCAAACAAGCACTGTAAGGGAAACaagaaaaggactttgaaaacagagtcaaagagtgcttgaaattgtcaaTAAGGAAGTgaatgggggccggcgatgtgTGTAGGTCGAATGTGGTACGATCATGTTAGCTgcattttattcatcttttatCCCCGTCATTTGGCTTTATTGTATTGAGATTTTGCATAACTATGCTTGCTTCATTTGGGATTTTACGCTTGGATGGGTATTTTGGTTTTTTTGTGCATGTTAGGTAATATTCAACAAAACCGATCACAAACCAAGTACATTTGGCGCATACATACTCACTTAACTCCAAAAGCTCAAGTAATCAAAGCCTTGATGACCCAAGTCAAGGAAACAAGGCCAAAAGGAGCTAAAGTAGACCTTTCTAAGCCCACTCGGCCAAAACTGGGTCGAGCCAAGCTTGCTCGAACATAAAAAAAGACTTGTATTAGAGATAAAAGCTGAGCAGAACCATCCTGAAGTCTTTGATCTCTAGTACTATTCACTTCCATTAGCTTTAGAATGTCGACAGAAGCATTTtcaatgggtcgagcgagctgctctatttttaaatattttgacctATGTACCTGATGCTCGCTCGACAGGTCAAGCGGATTGGCTCGAGTCGAGCGATTTGGGCGGTTAGAAATAATTACGCTTTTAAAAGCTGTTGATTGGATGCCCTACCTATTTCTTATGCCTGTCATACTCTactgctccaccacccctatttGCCACCCATCTATAGCCTACCTATCTCACACATAGGTTGGTGGAGAAATCATGAAGCCACGACCCACCACTTGTCctccctcctataaatagagaagaagaaggctcAAGCAAATCATCCAATTCTTCTACTACTCATTTTTCTGTTCTTCAAGCTTTCTTTGGTATTTGTTAGTTTTAAACTTCCTTATATAATTTCCATGATTCTGGTCTTGT
The sequence above is drawn from the Amaranthus tricolor cultivar Red isolate AtriRed21 chromosome 5, ASM2621246v1, whole genome shotgun sequence genome and encodes:
- the LOC130812711 gene encoding non-functional pseudokinase ZED1-like; the encoded protein is MKLKLIVEWIQRLKKLPECIMRCGDKYFIFQGSHQNYLRNGALLLEESIALFHGRANPLRPFSVGELNTMNVETLPIYKFYFHHLYKGSWEGRDVLVGKDDNMKHKRHWEYVLHEIVVATQMATHTNVHKLIGCCLETVKPVLVYESLDDCILLEDKTPLDDCILLKDKTPLDDCILLKDETQNQRLVLEWKDRLRIAWEISHTIAYLHTAFPRPIIYRNLNPNSVFLSPESAIKLCDFSLCVSIPKDQEFFMSEDLLGTIGFIAPEYFHSGEVRESTDVFTFGVLFLMLLTGKFPRKDDLVFLRKGMTEMCINKMIDPKITRNGVTDIEELQLRYSIQTALLCVSNKENCRPTMVEVAMELMNIIKSPQNIVTSSKFKMFQLNHYNDHTTECDDEFYDCDNDNNDNNDEEYYDCEQNKDQCNDNA